One Primulina huaijiensis isolate GDHJ02 chromosome 8, ASM1229523v2, whole genome shotgun sequence genomic region harbors:
- the LOC140982642 gene encoding ENHANCER OF AG-4 protein 2 isoform X1 has product MPPARKRGAKGEKTKNELSLGDLVLAKVKGFPAWPAKISRPEDWKRVPDPKKYFVQFFGTLEIAFVAPADIQAFTIEAKNKLSARCQGKTVKYFAQAVKEICEQYEKLQRESSSGSRDDNSEQTFASEHSTDPVVNDTLEVSEEVGIEMNESHCKTEINSLGELGSRLEHCSLRQGEIECQDINPYLSGGVDCNLSTCVSSGKISKISKDLTNLHSNVKKECSGNVKAEGRHSDSGWSESANGHQKKLAIGSKKKPEGTVHKNSSSAVPPEYTGDRMQRKFSSDSNTKVSSTGNSKSVLVVGEEKRVAVDKTHCDSKDRRVDAEINLEQSEVISRKRMKTQHGSEKQAFQSSVSTCPAKMPKCTDIGNDASMSRSQRNRKNDSRSPNVLDGKMSDIELKRSTSDGIPQSQQPSRIQINNESNHFSDEDGLPPPKRYRRAFELMPSSATASESKLGGSSLHKNDSVRPNKVRSPVTQLPSKRRAVRLYDDDDDEIPKTPVHEGFTNKVSVTPRAPDSKNKSVVHGESCVNDQIFSRDRGTTDDRSKEQAQYARVLNKAPSPNFQLGLVKMAGELSAGHVSSSLSHIDDEKLTSMEIRPVSATPEKFPGSITGTRPLAEQQIINFSKEPGNVSQKKAPAGGNRILPTASDRLTSSPHEVIIDRSKAASSREKRNAAVKSDSRINDSSLMLGHPNENFAPLNERVDVFKHEETSSSINAKIPESVMSMKHLIAAAQARKREAHLQSSFGFLFPLLDNESELHRKSPSPAPDTTVFESSNAQPDVQGLRSISPSADGHHLSSTSQHENEVLEERMLSSADHAIGDPLTGDTEAAVARDAFEGMIETLSRTKESIGRATRLAIDCAKYGIANEVVELLIRKLENEPSLHHRVDLFFLVDSITQCSHSQKGIAGSSYIPTVRAALDRLIVAAAPPGAGAEENRRQVRKVLRLWIERKILPESVLRRYVDDIEVVNDDTSTGLLLRRPSRAERAIDDPLREMEGIFVDEYGSNATFQLHGLLSSRVFEEEEEEEDSLRTDFCKEIADTSPSERSPVIRDPENCTITPSDRRHRILEDVDGELEMEDVSGHQKDVKLLFTDSTFEVASLEPNLDGIFTSTSNKNAEWLPSPEGSPPLPPGSPPVTPPLPTSPPPPLSPLPLSTPPPPPPPPPPTPLSEQQLFPPLPIGPPPPVRCHQSLPPQPALMSQHMPSLPSSISTSSTLAFQPPPVLHEIGGTLTGNQHAHMVSSTQGFHIDASVRSEALSQQSSCFPPTGVGKSVEHNGFNSSRTVEYRQYDAYMNLQSSQHRQLPGSAPFAHRPLHPEPPPQHPPTHFSHPKSSVQQHQYPPYLLPNFSECSRRYGADESWRMQVNEFSDSPHVGWMSAGRSCSGPPYPHEGYFEPPQERPPINAVNFQPPAPNSVAAATQISVHGPPVIPDRPDMSAVNWRPA; this is encoded by the exons ATGCCTCCAGCGAGAAAGCGTGGAGCGAAAGGCGAAAAGACGAAGAACGAGTTGAGTTTGGGCGATCTCGTCCTCGCCAAGGTTAAGGGTTTCCCGGCCTGGCCTGCCAAG ATAAGCAGACCTGAAGATTGGAAGCGCGTTCCTGatcctaaaaaatattttgttcagTTCTTTGGTACATTAGAGAT AGCATTTGTCGCTCCTGCGGATATTCAGGCATTCACCATTGAAGCAAAAAATAAATTGTCTGCTCGCTGCCAGGGTAAGACAGTTAAGTATTTTGCCCAAGCAGTGAAGGAAATCTGTGAGCAATACGAAAAGTTACAGCGTGAAAGTTCAAGTGGTTCAAGGGATGACAACAGCGAACAAACTTTTGCATCAGAACATTCTACTGATCCGGTGGTAAATGATACTTTGGAGGTTAGTGAAGAAGTTGGGATTGAAATGAATGAATCACACTGCAAAACAGAGATCAATAGTCTGGGTGAGCTGGGCTCTAGGCTAGAGCATTGTTCACTAAGACAAGGTGAGATTGAATGTCAAGATATAAACCCTTACTTGTCAGGTGGAGTGGATTGTAATTTATCTACATGTGTATCTTCAGGAAAGATTAGTAAGATTTCTAAAGATCTTACTAATCTACATTCCAATGTTAAGAAGGAATGCTCTGGTAATGTGAAAGCGGAGGGTAGGCATTCCGATAGTGGCTGGAGTGAATCGGCAAATGGCCACCAAAAGAAGCTGGCAATTGGATCGAAGAAGAAACCTGAGGGTACAGTGCACAAGAATAGTAGTTCTGCTGTACCTCCTGAGTATACTGGGGACAGAATGCAAAGAAAGTTTTCTTCAGATAGCAATACAAAGGTGTCATCTACAGGTAATTCAAAATCAGTTTTAGTTGTAGGCGAGGAAAAAAGAGTTGCGGTGGATAAAACACACTGCGACTCCAAAGATAGACGTGTGGATGCTGAAATAAATTTGGAGCAAAGTGAAGTTATCTCCAGGAAAAGGATGAAGACCCAACATGGATCTGAAAAACAAGCTTTTCAGAGTAGTGTGAGTACATGTCCTGCCAAAATGCCAAAATGTACTGACATTGGAAATGATGCTAGCATGTCAAGATCGCAAAGAAACAGGAAAAATGATTCCAGAAGTCCTAATGTTCTTGATGGAAAAATGAGTGATATAGAACTCAAGAGGTCAACATCAGATGGGATACCCCAGAGTCAGCAGCCCTCCAGAATACAAATAAATAACGAGTCAAATCATTTTTCTGATGAAGATGGTCTTCCCCCACCTAAGCGTTATCGCAGAGCATTTGAGTTGATGCCTAGTTCTGCTACGGCTTCTGAAAGTAAATTAGGAGGTTCTTCATTACACAAAAATGACTCAGTACGTCCTAACAAAGTTCGATCTCCAGTTACACAGTTGCCCTCAAAACGAAGAGCTGTCCGACTATatgacgacgacgacgacgaaATACCCAAAACTCCAGTTCATGAAGGATTTACCAATAAGGTTTCTGTTACTCCACGTGCACCAGattctaaaaataaaagtgttgtGCATGGTGAGAGTTGTGTCAATGATCAAATATTTTCTAGAGATAGAGGAACTACTGATGATCGTTCAAAGGAACAGGCACAATATGCTCGAGTATTGAACAAAGCTCCATCTCCAAATTTTCAGCTAGGCTTGGTGAAGATGGCTGGAGAATTATCAGCTGGACATGTATCTTCTAGTTTATCCCACatagatgatgaaaaattaacCTCTATGGAGATTAGACCAGTTTCTGCTACCCCTGAAAAGTTTCCCGGGTCTATCACTGGTACCAGACCATTAGCTGAACAGCAGATCATTAACTTCAGCAAGGAACCTGGCAATGTTTCTCAGAAGAAAGCTCCTGCAGGAGGCAACAGAATTCTTCCTACTGCTTCTGACAGATTAACTTCATCTCCACACGAAGTGATAATTGATAGAAGTAAAGCAGCTTCTTCTCGAGAGAAAAGGAATGCTGCTGTGAAGTCAGATTCAAGGATCAACGATTCTTCTCTCATGCTGGGACACCCTAATGAAAACTTTGCCCCACTTAATGAAAG GGTGGATGTTTTTAAACATGAGGAAACGAGTTCTTCGATTAATGCAAAAATTCCAGAGTCTGTCATGTCCATGAAACATCTCATAGCTGCTGCTCAGGCTAGAAAAAGAGAAGCTCACTTACAGAGTTCTTTTGGATTTCTTTTTCCACTTTTGGATAATGAATCTGAATTGCACAGAAAAAGCCCAAGCCCTGCCCCTGATACCACGGTCTTTGAATCAAGCAACGCGCAACCGGATGTACAAGGGTTACGTTCCATTTCTCCTTCTGCTGATGGTCACCATCTTTCATCGACCAGTCAACATGAAAATGAAGTTCTCGAGGAGAGAATGTTGAGTTCGGCCGATCATGCTATTGGGGATCCTTTAACTGGAGATACTGAAGCGGCTGTTGCTCGTGATGCTTTTGAAGGGATGATAGAGACATTGTCAAGGACCAAAGAAAGCATTGGGCGTGCAACTCGTCTTGCAATTGATTGTGCAAAGTATGGGATTGCCAATGAG GTTGTGGAACTTCTCATCCGTAAGCTGGAAAACGAGCCAAGTCTTCATCACAGAGTGGATCTGTTTTTCTTAGTTGATTCAATAACCCAGTGTTCTCATAGTCAGAAAG GAATAGCAGGTTCCTCTTATATTCCTACTGTTCGAGCAGCTTTGGACCGTCTCATTGTTGCTGCTGCCCCACCTGGTGCAGGTGCAGAAGAGAACCGCCGGCAAGTTCGTAAG GTCTTGCGATTATggattgagagaaaaatcttgCCAGAGTCTGTTCTTCGCCGCTACGTTGATGATATTGAAGTAGTAAATGATGATACATCCACTGGGCTTTTACTACGTCGGCCTTCCCGAGCTGAGAGAGCTATTGATGATCCTCTCAGAGAAATGGAAGGCATATTCGTGGATGAATATGGGAG CAATGCTACATTTCAGTTACATGGATTATTATCATCTCGTGTctttgaagaagaagaggaagaggagGATAGTTTACGGACAGATTTCTGcaaagaaattgctgatacatcACCATCTGAACGTTCTCCTGTGATAAGAGATCCTGAGAATTGCACCATTACTCCAAGTGACAGACGACACCGGATTTTGGAGGATGTTGATGGTGAGCTTGAAATGGAAGATGTTTCAGGACACCAAAAGGATGTAAAATTATTGTTTACTGATTCCACTTTTGAAGTTGCTTCACTCGAGCCGAACTTAGATGGGATCTTTACATCAACTTCAAACAAGAATGCTGAGTGGCTGCCTTCTCCTGAGGGTTCTCCCCCATTGCCTCCTGGTTCTCCTCCTGTAACACCACCTTTACCTACTTCACCACCTCCGCCCCTCTCACCTCTCCCCTTATCAACacccccacccccacccccacccccacccccaACACCTTTGTCAGAGCAACAGCTATTTCCTCCATTACCCATTGGTCCTCCTCCACCAGTGCGTTGTCATCAATCATTGCCACCTCAACCTGCACTAATGTCCCAACACATGCCTTCGCTGCCATCCTCAATTTCAACTTCTTCAACATTAGCTTTTCAACCCCCTCCTGTATTGCATGAAATTGGTGGCACACTGACA GGAAATCAGCATGCCCATATGGTTTCGAGTACTCAAGGATTTCATATTGATGCATCTGTCAGGAGTGAAGCATTGTCCCAGCAATCTTCTTGTTTTCCTCCCACTGGGGTTGGTAAATCAGTAGAACATAATGGTTTTAATTCATCAAGGACTGTGGAATATAGACAGTACGATGCATATATGAATCTCCAATCATCGCAACACAGGCAATTGCCTGGTAGTGCACCTTTTGCGCATAGGCCTTTGCATCCTGAACCCCCACCTCAACACCCACCTACTCATTTTTCTCATCCAAAATCCTCGGTCCAGCAACATCAATATCCCCCTTACTTGCTGCCAAATTTTTCGGAATGTTCGAGGAGGTATGGTGCAGATGAATCATGGAGGATGCAAGTAAATGAGTTTTCTGATTCTCCGCATGTTGGGTGGATGTCAGCAGGGAGATCATGTTCAGGTCCCCCTTATCCTCATGAAG gctatTTTGAACCGCCTCAAGAAAGGCCTCCCATAAATGCTGTTAATTTTCAGCCCCCTGCCCCAAATTCTGTGGCAGCTGCTACGCAAATATCAG TTCATGGTCCCCCGGTGATACCTGACAGACCAGACATGTCTGCAGTCAATTGGAGACCAGCATGA
- the LOC140982642 gene encoding ENHANCER OF AG-4 protein 2 isoform X2, which translates to MPPARKRGAKGEKTKNELSLGDLVLAKVKGFPAWPAKISRPEDWKRVPDPKKYFVQFFGTLEIAFVAPADIQAFTIEAKNKLSARCQGKTVKYFAQAVKEICEQYEKLQRESSSGSRDDNSEQTFASEHSTDPVVNDTLEVSEEVGIEMNESHCKTEINSLGELGSRLEHCSLRQGKISKISKDLTNLHSNVKKECSGNVKAEGRHSDSGWSESANGHQKKLAIGSKKKPEGTVHKNSSSAVPPEYTGDRMQRKFSSDSNTKVSSTGNSKSVLVVGEEKRVAVDKTHCDSKDRRVDAEINLEQSEVISRKRMKTQHGSEKQAFQSSVSTCPAKMPKCTDIGNDASMSRSQRNRKNDSRSPNVLDGKMSDIELKRSTSDGIPQSQQPSRIQINNESNHFSDEDGLPPPKRYRRAFELMPSSATASESKLGGSSLHKNDSVRPNKVRSPVTQLPSKRRAVRLYDDDDDEIPKTPVHEGFTNKVSVTPRAPDSKNKSVVHGESCVNDQIFSRDRGTTDDRSKEQAQYARVLNKAPSPNFQLGLVKMAGELSAGHVSSSLSHIDDEKLTSMEIRPVSATPEKFPGSITGTRPLAEQQIINFSKEPGNVSQKKAPAGGNRILPTASDRLTSSPHEVIIDRSKAASSREKRNAAVKSDSRINDSSLMLGHPNENFAPLNERVDVFKHEETSSSINAKIPESVMSMKHLIAAAQARKREAHLQSSFGFLFPLLDNESELHRKSPSPAPDTTVFESSNAQPDVQGLRSISPSADGHHLSSTSQHENEVLEERMLSSADHAIGDPLTGDTEAAVARDAFEGMIETLSRTKESIGRATRLAIDCAKYGIANEVVELLIRKLENEPSLHHRVDLFFLVDSITQCSHSQKGIAGSSYIPTVRAALDRLIVAAAPPGAGAEENRRQVRKVLRLWIERKILPESVLRRYVDDIEVVNDDTSTGLLLRRPSRAERAIDDPLREMEGIFVDEYGSNATFQLHGLLSSRVFEEEEEEEDSLRTDFCKEIADTSPSERSPVIRDPENCTITPSDRRHRILEDVDGELEMEDVSGHQKDVKLLFTDSTFEVASLEPNLDGIFTSTSNKNAEWLPSPEGSPPLPPGSPPVTPPLPTSPPPPLSPLPLSTPPPPPPPPPPTPLSEQQLFPPLPIGPPPPVRCHQSLPPQPALMSQHMPSLPSSISTSSTLAFQPPPVLHEIGGTLTGNQHAHMVSSTQGFHIDASVRSEALSQQSSCFPPTGVGKSVEHNGFNSSRTVEYRQYDAYMNLQSSQHRQLPGSAPFAHRPLHPEPPPQHPPTHFSHPKSSVQQHQYPPYLLPNFSECSRRYGADESWRMQVNEFSDSPHVGWMSAGRSCSGPPYPHEGYFEPPQERPPINAVNFQPPAPNSVAAATQISVHGPPVIPDRPDMSAVNWRPA; encoded by the exons ATGCCTCCAGCGAGAAAGCGTGGAGCGAAAGGCGAAAAGACGAAGAACGAGTTGAGTTTGGGCGATCTCGTCCTCGCCAAGGTTAAGGGTTTCCCGGCCTGGCCTGCCAAG ATAAGCAGACCTGAAGATTGGAAGCGCGTTCCTGatcctaaaaaatattttgttcagTTCTTTGGTACATTAGAGAT AGCATTTGTCGCTCCTGCGGATATTCAGGCATTCACCATTGAAGCAAAAAATAAATTGTCTGCTCGCTGCCAGGGTAAGACAGTTAAGTATTTTGCCCAAGCAGTGAAGGAAATCTGTGAGCAATACGAAAAGTTACAGCGTGAAAGTTCAAGTGGTTCAAGGGATGACAACAGCGAACAAACTTTTGCATCAGAACATTCTACTGATCCGGTGGTAAATGATACTTTGGAGGTTAGTGAAGAAGTTGGGATTGAAATGAATGAATCACACTGCAAAACAGAGATCAATAGTCTGGGTGAGCTGGGCTCTAGGCTAGAGCATTGTTCACTAAGACAAG GAAAGATTAGTAAGATTTCTAAAGATCTTACTAATCTACATTCCAATGTTAAGAAGGAATGCTCTGGTAATGTGAAAGCGGAGGGTAGGCATTCCGATAGTGGCTGGAGTGAATCGGCAAATGGCCACCAAAAGAAGCTGGCAATTGGATCGAAGAAGAAACCTGAGGGTACAGTGCACAAGAATAGTAGTTCTGCTGTACCTCCTGAGTATACTGGGGACAGAATGCAAAGAAAGTTTTCTTCAGATAGCAATACAAAGGTGTCATCTACAGGTAATTCAAAATCAGTTTTAGTTGTAGGCGAGGAAAAAAGAGTTGCGGTGGATAAAACACACTGCGACTCCAAAGATAGACGTGTGGATGCTGAAATAAATTTGGAGCAAAGTGAAGTTATCTCCAGGAAAAGGATGAAGACCCAACATGGATCTGAAAAACAAGCTTTTCAGAGTAGTGTGAGTACATGTCCTGCCAAAATGCCAAAATGTACTGACATTGGAAATGATGCTAGCATGTCAAGATCGCAAAGAAACAGGAAAAATGATTCCAGAAGTCCTAATGTTCTTGATGGAAAAATGAGTGATATAGAACTCAAGAGGTCAACATCAGATGGGATACCCCAGAGTCAGCAGCCCTCCAGAATACAAATAAATAACGAGTCAAATCATTTTTCTGATGAAGATGGTCTTCCCCCACCTAAGCGTTATCGCAGAGCATTTGAGTTGATGCCTAGTTCTGCTACGGCTTCTGAAAGTAAATTAGGAGGTTCTTCATTACACAAAAATGACTCAGTACGTCCTAACAAAGTTCGATCTCCAGTTACACAGTTGCCCTCAAAACGAAGAGCTGTCCGACTATatgacgacgacgacgacgaaATACCCAAAACTCCAGTTCATGAAGGATTTACCAATAAGGTTTCTGTTACTCCACGTGCACCAGattctaaaaataaaagtgttgtGCATGGTGAGAGTTGTGTCAATGATCAAATATTTTCTAGAGATAGAGGAACTACTGATGATCGTTCAAAGGAACAGGCACAATATGCTCGAGTATTGAACAAAGCTCCATCTCCAAATTTTCAGCTAGGCTTGGTGAAGATGGCTGGAGAATTATCAGCTGGACATGTATCTTCTAGTTTATCCCACatagatgatgaaaaattaacCTCTATGGAGATTAGACCAGTTTCTGCTACCCCTGAAAAGTTTCCCGGGTCTATCACTGGTACCAGACCATTAGCTGAACAGCAGATCATTAACTTCAGCAAGGAACCTGGCAATGTTTCTCAGAAGAAAGCTCCTGCAGGAGGCAACAGAATTCTTCCTACTGCTTCTGACAGATTAACTTCATCTCCACACGAAGTGATAATTGATAGAAGTAAAGCAGCTTCTTCTCGAGAGAAAAGGAATGCTGCTGTGAAGTCAGATTCAAGGATCAACGATTCTTCTCTCATGCTGGGACACCCTAATGAAAACTTTGCCCCACTTAATGAAAG GGTGGATGTTTTTAAACATGAGGAAACGAGTTCTTCGATTAATGCAAAAATTCCAGAGTCTGTCATGTCCATGAAACATCTCATAGCTGCTGCTCAGGCTAGAAAAAGAGAAGCTCACTTACAGAGTTCTTTTGGATTTCTTTTTCCACTTTTGGATAATGAATCTGAATTGCACAGAAAAAGCCCAAGCCCTGCCCCTGATACCACGGTCTTTGAATCAAGCAACGCGCAACCGGATGTACAAGGGTTACGTTCCATTTCTCCTTCTGCTGATGGTCACCATCTTTCATCGACCAGTCAACATGAAAATGAAGTTCTCGAGGAGAGAATGTTGAGTTCGGCCGATCATGCTATTGGGGATCCTTTAACTGGAGATACTGAAGCGGCTGTTGCTCGTGATGCTTTTGAAGGGATGATAGAGACATTGTCAAGGACCAAAGAAAGCATTGGGCGTGCAACTCGTCTTGCAATTGATTGTGCAAAGTATGGGATTGCCAATGAG GTTGTGGAACTTCTCATCCGTAAGCTGGAAAACGAGCCAAGTCTTCATCACAGAGTGGATCTGTTTTTCTTAGTTGATTCAATAACCCAGTGTTCTCATAGTCAGAAAG GAATAGCAGGTTCCTCTTATATTCCTACTGTTCGAGCAGCTTTGGACCGTCTCATTGTTGCTGCTGCCCCACCTGGTGCAGGTGCAGAAGAGAACCGCCGGCAAGTTCGTAAG GTCTTGCGATTATggattgagagaaaaatcttgCCAGAGTCTGTTCTTCGCCGCTACGTTGATGATATTGAAGTAGTAAATGATGATACATCCACTGGGCTTTTACTACGTCGGCCTTCCCGAGCTGAGAGAGCTATTGATGATCCTCTCAGAGAAATGGAAGGCATATTCGTGGATGAATATGGGAG CAATGCTACATTTCAGTTACATGGATTATTATCATCTCGTGTctttgaagaagaagaggaagaggagGATAGTTTACGGACAGATTTCTGcaaagaaattgctgatacatcACCATCTGAACGTTCTCCTGTGATAAGAGATCCTGAGAATTGCACCATTACTCCAAGTGACAGACGACACCGGATTTTGGAGGATGTTGATGGTGAGCTTGAAATGGAAGATGTTTCAGGACACCAAAAGGATGTAAAATTATTGTTTACTGATTCCACTTTTGAAGTTGCTTCACTCGAGCCGAACTTAGATGGGATCTTTACATCAACTTCAAACAAGAATGCTGAGTGGCTGCCTTCTCCTGAGGGTTCTCCCCCATTGCCTCCTGGTTCTCCTCCTGTAACACCACCTTTACCTACTTCACCACCTCCGCCCCTCTCACCTCTCCCCTTATCAACacccccacccccacccccacccccacccccaACACCTTTGTCAGAGCAACAGCTATTTCCTCCATTACCCATTGGTCCTCCTCCACCAGTGCGTTGTCATCAATCATTGCCACCTCAACCTGCACTAATGTCCCAACACATGCCTTCGCTGCCATCCTCAATTTCAACTTCTTCAACATTAGCTTTTCAACCCCCTCCTGTATTGCATGAAATTGGTGGCACACTGACA GGAAATCAGCATGCCCATATGGTTTCGAGTACTCAAGGATTTCATATTGATGCATCTGTCAGGAGTGAAGCATTGTCCCAGCAATCTTCTTGTTTTCCTCCCACTGGGGTTGGTAAATCAGTAGAACATAATGGTTTTAATTCATCAAGGACTGTGGAATATAGACAGTACGATGCATATATGAATCTCCAATCATCGCAACACAGGCAATTGCCTGGTAGTGCACCTTTTGCGCATAGGCCTTTGCATCCTGAACCCCCACCTCAACACCCACCTACTCATTTTTCTCATCCAAAATCCTCGGTCCAGCAACATCAATATCCCCCTTACTTGCTGCCAAATTTTTCGGAATGTTCGAGGAGGTATGGTGCAGATGAATCATGGAGGATGCAAGTAAATGAGTTTTCTGATTCTCCGCATGTTGGGTGGATGTCAGCAGGGAGATCATGTTCAGGTCCCCCTTATCCTCATGAAG gctatTTTGAACCGCCTCAAGAAAGGCCTCCCATAAATGCTGTTAATTTTCAGCCCCCTGCCCCAAATTCTGTGGCAGCTGCTACGCAAATATCAG TTCATGGTCCCCCGGTGATACCTGACAGACCAGACATGTCTGCAGTCAATTGGAGACCAGCATGA